From one Lolium rigidum isolate FL_2022 chromosome 4, APGP_CSIRO_Lrig_0.1, whole genome shotgun sequence genomic stretch:
- the LOC124705536 gene encoding LOW QUALITY PROTEIN: non-lysosomal glucosylceramidase-like (The sequence of the model RefSeq protein was modified relative to this genomic sequence to represent the inferred CDS: inserted 1 base in 1 codon) translates to MVSGHLFHCRKNSWPPEEYVPRTALQLLDFDGGSPPEQAWRRRLNSHANILKEFSVTFMEAMKMMTLGVRLWSYVREEASYGRKAPIDPFTRERCKPSASQGVPLGGMGSGSISRGFRGEFKNWHIIPGLCENSPVMENQFSIFVTRDGGNKKYSSVLAPGHHEGLKNYSDSGISSWDWNLSGQHSTYHALFPRAWTVYDGEPDPDLKISCRQISPFIPHDYKDSSLPTSVFVYTLVNTGRDRAKVSLLMTWANSIGGFSHHSGGHFNEPFIGDDGVSGVLLHHKTAKDNPPVTFAIAACETQNVSVTVLPVFGLSGERHVSAKEMWGTMSKDGHFSRENFNAGSSMPSCSGETLCAAVTASTWVEPHGRCTVAFALAWSSPKVKFQKGCTYNRRYTEFYGTSERSSINLVHDALTKYRLWEEEIEKWQDPILKDDKLPEWYKFTLFNELYFLVAGGTVWTDGQPPAIEGKSSPACNQQKHXKKGAKSESVKDNHVKPDTEQVSTGDDLPNCEERSVSMYAAVHGSHMPEQTNGLQEPIPYLISKDGPENVGKFLYLEGVEYIMWNTYDVHFYASFALLDLFPKIELSIQRDFADAVLYEDRRRVKFLADGTSGIRKVKGAVPHDLGTHDPWHEMNAYNIHDTSKWKDLNPKFVLQVYRDFAATGDMAFGRDVWPAVCAAMDYMDQFDRDGDGMIENDGFPDQTYDAWTVRGISAYCGCLWLAALQAAATMAHRLGDRPYAEKYKLKFIKAKAVYEAKLWNGSYFNYDSGTSSNSLSIQADQLAGQWYAASSGLPPIFDEYKIRSALQKIFEFNVMKVKGGRMGAVNGMTPKGKVDETCMQSREIWTGVTYGVAANMLLHGMEHQGFITAEGIFLAGWSEDGYGYWFQTPEGWTTDGHYRSLIYMRPLAIWAMQWALSPPKAILEAPKVNLMDRIHVSAQAARAASDINVRKIAPDNRCIPSSTFQCEC, encoded by the exons ATGGTGAGCGGCCACCTGTTCCACTGCCGTAAGAACTCCTGGCCGCCGGAGGAGTACGTCCCCCGGACCGCGCTGCAACTG TTGGACTTCGACGGCGGGTCACCACCGGAgcaggcatggcggcggcggctgaacAGTCACGCCAACATACTCAAGGAATTCAGCGTCACATTCATGGAAGCAATGAAGATG ATGACCCTTGGGGTGAGGCTTTGGTCGTATGTACGCGAGGAGGCTTCCTATGGAAGG AAAGCTCCTATTGATCCGTTCACTAGAGAGAGGTGTAAGCCGTCAGCTTCACAGGGCGTGCCGCTTGGAGGGATGGG GAGTGGTAGCATTTCAAGAGGATTCAGGGGAGAGTTCAAGAATTGGCACATCATTCCTGGTTTATGTGAGAATTCACCGGTCATGGAGAACCAGTTTTCT ATATTTGTAACACGAGATGGTGGGAATAAAAAATACTCATCGGTATTGGCTCCTGGACATCACGAAGGTTTAAA GAATTATAGCGACTCTGGAATATCATCATGGGACTGGAATTTGAGTGGTCAACATTCTACCTATCATGCATTGTTCCCTAGGGCCTGGACTGTTTACGATG GTGAGCCAGATCCTGACCTTAAAATCTCATGCCGCCAGATATCACCATTCATTCCTCATGATTACAAAGATAGCAGTCTTCCGACATCTGTATTTGTGTACACC CTGGTGAACACTGGGAGAGACCGTGCAAAAGTAAGCCTGCTGATGACATGGGCG AATTCTATTGGAGGTTTTTCGCATCATTCAGGAGGACACTTCAATGAGCCCTTCAT TGGGGATGATGGAGTGTCAGGAGTGCTTCTGCATCACAA AACAGCAAAGGATAATCCTCCAGTTACTTTTGCTATTGCTGCCTGTGAAACTCAGAATGTGAGCGTGACAGTCTTGCCTGTTTTTGGCCTTTCTGGAGAAAGGCATGTTTCGGCGAAGGAAATGTGGGGTACAATGTCAAAG GATGGCCACTTCAGTCGGGAAAATTTCAATGCTGGTTCTAGTATGCCATCTTGTTCAGGGGAGACACTTTGTGCGGCTGTCACTGCATCTACTTGGGTGGAGCCACATGGTAGGTGTACTGTTGCATTTGCTTTGGCTTGGTCCTCACCTAAAGTGAAGTTTCAGAAGGGGTGCACATATAACAG GAGGTACACCGAATTTTATGGAACTTCTGAAAGATCATCTATTAATTTGGTACACGATGCATTAACAA AATACAGACTTTGGGAAGAAGAGATCGAGAAGTGGCAAGACCCCATACTCAAGGATGACAAACTTCCAGAATG GTACAAGTTCACCCTTTTTAACGAGCTGTACTTTCTGGTAGCTGGAGGGACTGTTTGGACAG ATGGTCAACCTCCAGCGATCGAGGGAAAATCAAGCCCTGCTTGTAACCAACAGAAAC TCAAAAAGGGTGCTAAATCGGAATCAGTTAAAGATAACCATGTCAAGCCAGACACAGAGCAAGTCTCTACTGGAGATGACCTGCCTAATTGTGAAGAGCGTAGTGTGTCAATGTATGCCGCGGTTCATGGATCACACATGCCTGAACAAACCAATGGGTTGCAAGAACCAATTCCTTACCTAATTTCCAAGGATGGCCCTGAAAATGTTGGAAAATTCTTGTACCTGGAGGGAGTGGAGTACATCATGTGGAATACATATGATGTGCATTTCTATGCTTCTTTTGCTCTCCTTGATTTGTTCCCCAAAATAGAGCTGAGTATTCAACGTGATTTTGCTGATGCTGTTCTGTATGAAGATCGGCGGAGAGTCAAATTTTTGGCTGATGGTACCTCAGGAATCCGGAAAGTCAAAGGTGCTGTTCCTCATGACCTAGGAACACACGATCCATGGCATGAAATGAATGCCTACAACATACATGATACAAGCAAATGGAAAGATCTAAATCCCAAGTTTGTACTCCAGGTATACAGAGACTTTGCTGCCACAGGTGATATGGCATTTGGTAGAGATGTCTGGCCTGCAGTCTGTGCAGCGATGGACTACATGGATCAGTTCGATCGAGATGGTGATGGTATGATTGAGAATGATGGATTTCCTGATCAAACCTATGATGCTTGGACTGTTCGCGGAATTAGTGCTTACTGCGGTTGCCTCTGGCTTGCTGCACTCCAAGCTGCAGCTACAATGGCTCATCGCCTTGGGGATCGCCCATACGCTGAAAAGTACAAGCTGAAGTTCATCAAAGCTAAAGCAGTGTACGAGGCAAAGTTATGGAATGGGTCTTATTTTAACTATGACAGTGGTACAAGCAGCAATAGCCTATCCATTCAGGCTGATCAGCTTGCAGGACAGTGGTACGCCGCATCGTCAGGGTTGCCTCCAATTTTTGATGAGTACAAGATAAGAAGTGCTCTCCAGAAAATATTTGAGTTCAATGTTATGAAGGTAAAAGGAGGACGGATGGGAGCTGTAAATGGTATGACTCCCAAGGGAAAGGTGGATGAGACATGCATGCAATCTCGGGAAATTTGGACGGGTGTTACCTACGGTGTTGCAGCAAACATGTTGCTCCATGGAATGGAGCATCAAGGATTTATCACTGCAGAAGGAATATTTCTAGCTGGGTGGTCAGAAGATGGATACGG GTATTGGTTCCAAACACCAGAAGGATGGACGACAGATGGGCATTACAGGTCACTGATATACATGCGGCCTCTTGCTATCTGGGCAATGCAGTGGGCATTGTCACCCCCAAAGGCAATCCTCGAGGCACCCAAGGTAAATCTGATGGACAGAATACACGTATCCGCTCAAGCCGCCCGGGCAGCCAGTGACATAAACGTTCGAAAGATCGCGCCTGATAATAGATGTATCCCCAGCTCCACGTTCCAGTGTGAATGCTAA